In one Paraburkholderia azotifigens genomic region, the following are encoded:
- a CDS encoding helix-turn-helix transcriptional regulator, with translation MLLMLQVKGRVTAQALADEFDVSIRTVYRDIDQLSAAGVPVYADRGPGGGFALLDGYRAKLTGITKAEAETLSIAGLTGAASDLGLSEQLRAAQLKLVTALPDAAPDTSRIGSRVHIDPVGWYQRPTPTPWLTMLAGAVWEQKRVSMQYRTWNGGDDSEGVRVRDPLGLVLKGGEWYLVTRVRTQLRTYRVSSIVQLSVHDETFERPDGFDLREEWTAAVASFEKSLLRHTARLRLSPEGMTRLHRLGAAAVEQAQIAPPSEQDGWQEVTVPVEQFGYAAEQLLGFAGHVEVLEPPELRERLCELGKRIAALNAG, from the coding sequence ATGCTCTTGATGCTGCAGGTCAAAGGACGCGTGACCGCGCAGGCGCTCGCCGACGAGTTCGACGTGTCGATCCGCACGGTCTATCGCGACATCGACCAGTTGAGCGCAGCGGGCGTGCCCGTGTATGCGGACCGCGGGCCGGGTGGCGGCTTTGCGCTGCTCGACGGCTATCGCGCGAAGCTGACGGGCATCACGAAAGCGGAAGCCGAAACGCTGTCCATCGCCGGGCTCACGGGCGCGGCGTCCGATCTCGGTCTGTCCGAACAGCTGCGTGCGGCGCAGTTGAAGCTCGTCACGGCGCTGCCCGATGCCGCGCCCGACACGTCGCGCATCGGTTCGCGGGTGCATATCGATCCCGTCGGCTGGTATCAGCGGCCAACGCCCACGCCGTGGCTGACGATGCTCGCGGGCGCGGTGTGGGAACAGAAGCGCGTCTCAATGCAATACCGCACATGGAACGGCGGCGACGACAGCGAAGGCGTGCGCGTACGCGATCCGCTCGGGCTCGTGCTGAAAGGCGGCGAATGGTATCTGGTCACGCGCGTGCGGACGCAGTTGCGCACGTATCGCGTGTCGAGCATCGTGCAATTGAGCGTGCATGACGAAACGTTCGAACGTCCTGACGGTTTCGATCTGCGCGAGGAATGGACGGCGGCCGTCGCGTCGTTCGAGAAGAGCCTGCTCAGGCATACGGCGCGCCTGCGGCTGTCGCCGGAAGGCATGACGCGTCTGCACCGGCTCGGCGCGGCAGCCGTCGAACAGGCGCAGATCGCGCCGCCTTCGGAACAGGACGGCTGGCAGGAAGTGACCGTGCCCGTCGAACAGTTCGGTTATGCCGCCGAGCAGTTGCTCGGCTTTGCAGGGCATGTCGAAGTGCTCGAGCCGCCGGAATTGCGCGAGCGGCTGTGCGAACTCGGAAAACGGATTGCGGCGTTGAACGCGGGTTAG
- a CDS encoding putative quinol monooxygenase, whose protein sequence is MRVTYVVRFQVLPDRLERFLTLLNGMLDAMRDEPQFREAVLHRDPDSACRLLLVETWESDEEASDEQIHRPYRRAYHEALADLLVRPREVTEWRTLRVDRREMRFESRAAEELAEARA, encoded by the coding sequence ATGCGCGTTACCTACGTAGTTCGTTTTCAGGTCTTGCCCGACAGGCTCGAACGGTTTCTGACGCTGCTGAACGGCATGCTCGACGCCATGCGCGACGAGCCGCAGTTCCGTGAAGCCGTGCTGCATCGCGACCCGGACTCGGCGTGCCGGCTGCTGCTGGTCGAAACCTGGGAAAGCGACGAAGAGGCGAGCGACGAGCAGATTCATCGGCCGTACCGGCGTGCGTATCACGAGGCGCTCGCCGATCTGCTCGTGCGTCCGCGTGAAGTCACCGAATGGCGCACGCTGCGTGTGGATCGGCGCGAAATGCGGTTCGAATCGCGCGCCGCAGAAGAATTGGCCGAGGCCCGCGCATGA